A single Chryseobacterium sp. DNA region contains:
- a CDS encoding translocation/assembly module TamB produces the protein MAKLENNNENENKKSVAENLGDQVQKTVENVEGKVRETVKEASELASDAIHHPVETAEEFGKQAMKDVTSYTWWAKLLLILFWLAVVLVGGILITINLPVTKQWAADQALQIVNKDFKAGFSTESVDVNYFGDVTIKGLKVKDYKGLEFIKAREFRADSDWISLAVNAISGKSNSLSFNALTLVNADIKVITYKGDSISNFVRFTELFDNGKKRDPKKPPFELNSRVQIIDSKVSIVNQNSPGEPGKWLTATKFNLKAPNVKVNGPNISALINNMSFVTSRWGKSHFVDTFSTELSLTKQFLSLKDLTLNTDHTLLQGDIKFNLHDGSWADFADRVRWDMNIEQGSQVSGYDISYFVTNWDNNKPFNLSGKMTGPLNKFHLENFLIRNPDVNIATKTMKVDRLLKGNFSIETKELSADFTYKDLKAMMPSFISKKMKNFADDFGKLKYNGTAKVTPDQVYVESGHLLTGIGQAKISKLSLTAYSTAMPKYSGYVDVKDLNTSVITKNKTVGLISGKFDLNGQSFDVNTMRLTTKSQIASIEIMDKVINNLYLDGMLDHKKYNGLITVDDEQAKATVKGLIDFSTSKVAMDVNADVRYLNMNYFTNKPGSQIVSGQVEGKMSMSSINDLTLDVNANNLQFATATQKYTVPNARLKTFVDASGRMIDVDAPGAATGKISGRYSLADLAGMVENGVGKILVGPPPRKLYRGQNFTLNFDVQQGLVNYFLPDLKLPNGAKVEGEYDGNSNNLILNVDAASLKYIMTKEEQITDADKALAASNPDYKINDRKSMSRDSALVDSVKVRINTADLNQQLYAKITRLQYNKNVIKDFELKGHNENNNTLHLSTVFKHGSPEDETDDKLKEYAINVDQSTDAAGDYVFRFEPTEVKFNEVTWAIDTSPELNHSITYRKKTGDFDIRNLRVYSDKSALFIKEAQFKSAKDFYVDADINDFAIEKLLDMQSGGNGMDIKGLANGSVKIKMDKSTLQPLVDLTVDDIKMNGNDMGDITISATNGFSLNVYDIDVKVNSAGVLGNNSLNLTGTVNNNTASPVIDLTAEMRDFDLSFTQQFVQTIFGNLRGKATGDLKINGKLNDLDYSGDIALKDFGLKLLFTGVDYSFDDTVIQLSRGLAILNNIEVHDGRTNSKGNISGAIQFETLSSMGVNLVMRADNLLVLNTTQKDSDLFWGRVYGQGDLYVDGPVSGLSITTPNMKSLNGSTFTFNSSSTSNVEEFKMLRFLKEGKDGLITLEDKKKTGANMNIDFNLAVDKGTTVNVLIGDDVGNITVKGTADPLKFQMNRQGNIAMNGTYKVDNGTFVSKAILNKTFQIEKNSSIRWDGDAMKPTLDITANYVRMVSNAGEYLSMGKLQPISILLQAHITRSLIDPKVDLNVTAMDVSSQVRETLAAKMSQEGEKVLQFGSVLLLSTFNVSNTGGVDVNVGNVAESSGYNMLLKQLGSVLNTMSNEFQIDLNYVKGDQNGNIGDRANAGVSVALSPRVNIKTGLGIPLSKTENTQSNYLSGEGSVEYDLSKKNDGSLVLRGYSKPTNIGMVSTNGSANQAYGMGVMWSKSFNSLFKKKKKDKKTTEVKREIKTDSIKSNSK, from the coding sequence ATGGCAAAGTTAGAGAATAATAACGAGAATGAGAATAAAAAATCAGTAGCTGAAAACCTAGGGGATCAGGTACAGAAGACTGTTGAAAATGTGGAGGGAAAAGTTCGGGAGACTGTAAAGGAAGCGTCTGAGCTGGCTTCAGATGCTATTCATCATCCTGTAGAAACCGCTGAAGAATTCGGTAAACAGGCTATGAAAGATGTCACCAGCTATACCTGGTGGGCAAAGCTCCTTCTTATTCTTTTCTGGTTGGCGGTTGTTCTTGTAGGAGGAATACTGATCACGATTAATCTTCCGGTAACCAAGCAATGGGCGGCAGATCAGGCATTACAGATTGTCAATAAAGACTTTAAAGCCGGTTTTTCTACAGAAAGTGTAGATGTGAACTATTTCGGAGATGTCACCATAAAAGGATTGAAAGTTAAAGATTATAAAGGGCTTGAATTTATTAAAGCCCGTGAATTTCGTGCAGATTCAGACTGGATTTCTCTTGCCGTAAATGCTATTTCAGGAAAAAGCAATTCTTTAAGTTTTAATGCCCTGACTTTAGTGAATGCTGATATAAAAGTAATTACCTATAAAGGGGACAGTATTTCTAACTTCGTCCGATTTACAGAACTTTTTGATAACGGAAAAAAGAGAGATCCAAAGAAACCTCCTTTTGAGCTGAACTCCAGGGTGCAGATTATTGATTCTAAAGTTTCCATCGTCAATCAGAATTCTCCGGGAGAACCTGGAAAATGGCTTACCGCAACGAAATTTAATTTAAAAGCACCTAACGTTAAAGTTAACGGCCCCAATATCTCTGCCCTTATCAACAACATGTCATTTGTGACTTCAAGATGGGGGAAATCCCATTTTGTGGATACTTTTTCAACCGAACTGTCTTTAACCAAGCAGTTTTTATCATTAAAAGACCTGACCTTAAATACGGATCATACCTTACTTCAGGGAGATATCAAATTCAATCTTCATGATGGTTCATGGGCCGATTTTGCCGATAGAGTGCGCTGGGATATGAATATTGAGCAGGGAAGCCAGGTAAGCGGATATGATATCAGTTACTTTGTGACGAACTGGGATAACAATAAGCCGTTCAATCTTTCCGGAAAAATGACCGGTCCATTGAATAAATTCCACCTGGAAAATTTCCTGATCAGGAACCCTGATGTGAATATTGCTACAAAGACCATGAAAGTAGATCGTCTGCTGAAAGGGAATTTTTCCATCGAAACAAAAGAACTTTCTGCTGATTTTACCTATAAAGATTTAAAAGCAATGATGCCTTCATTTATTTCCAAAAAGATGAAGAACTTTGCGGATGATTTTGGAAAGCTGAAATACAACGGGACAGCCAAAGTTACCCCGGACCAGGTGTATGTGGAGAGCGGTCATTTACTGACGGGAATCGGGCAGGCCAAAATATCAAAACTGTCACTCACAGCCTACAGTACGGCAATGCCTAAATATTCCGGTTATGTGGATGTAAAGGATCTTAATACTTCCGTGATCACAAAAAATAAAACGGTAGGTTTAATTTCCGGAAAATTTGATCTTAACGGCCAAAGTTTTGATGTCAATACGATGCGTCTGACGACCAAATCTCAGATTGCCAGCATTGAAATTATGGATAAAGTGATCAATAACCTGTACCTTGACGGAATGTTGGATCATAAAAAATATAACGGCCTTATTACGGTTGATGACGAGCAGGCAAAAGCAACGGTAAAGGGACTTATTGATTTCAGTACCTCTAAAGTAGCCATGGATGTAAATGCAGATGTACGCTACCTGAACATGAATTATTTTACCAATAAGCCCGGAAGCCAGATAGTGAGCGGGCAGGTTGAAGGTAAAATGTCTATGTCTTCAATCAATGACCTGACCTTAGATGTGAATGCCAATAATCTTCAGTTTGCTACCGCGACTCAAAAATATACAGTTCCTAATGCCAGATTAAAAACTTTTGTCGATGCCAGCGGCCGTATGATTGATGTAGATGCGCCGGGAGCTGCTACCGGTAAGATTTCGGGAAGATACAGTCTTGCAGATCTTGCCGGGATGGTAGAGAACGGAGTCGGTAAGATACTGGTAGGCCCGCCGCCAAGAAAACTGTACAGAGGTCAGAATTTTACATTGAATTTTGATGTACAGCAAGGGCTGGTCAATTATTTTTTACCGGATCTGAAGCTTCCCAATGGAGCAAAAGTGGAAGGTGAATATGATGGAAATTCTAATAACCTGATTCTCAATGTGGATGCTGCTTCTTTAAAATATATCATGACCAAGGAAGAGCAAATCACAGATGCTGATAAAGCTTTGGCAGCTTCCAATCCTGACTATAAGATTAATGACAGGAAGAGTATGAGCAGAGACAGTGCCTTGGTGGACAGTGTCAAGGTGAGAATTAATACGGCTGACCTTAACCAGCAGCTGTATGCAAAAATAACAAGACTACAGTACAATAAAAATGTCATTAAGGACTTTGAACTTAAAGGGCATAATGAAAACAATAATACACTGCATTTATCCACTGTATTTAAGCATGGAAGTCCTGAAGATGAGACCGACGATAAGCTTAAGGAATATGCGATCAATGTAGATCAGTCTACAGATGCTGCAGGGGATTATGTTTTCAGGTTTGAACCTACAGAGGTAAAGTTCAATGAAGTGACCTGGGCGATAGATACAAGCCCGGAACTTAATCATTCTATTACGTACAGAAAGAAAACCGGGGATTTTGATATCAGGAACCTGAGGGTATATTCTGATAAGAGTGCCCTGTTTATCAAAGAAGCCCAGTTTAAGTCTGCCAAAGATTTCTATGTAGACGCTGACATTAATGATTTTGCCATAGAAAAACTTCTGGACATGCAGTCCGGAGGAAACGGCATGGATATCAAGGGGCTGGCCAACGGAAGTGTGAAGATCAAAATGGATAAAAGCACTTTGCAGCCTTTGGTAGATCTTACCGTCGACGATATTAAGATGAATGGCAATGATATGGGAGATATTACCATTTCTGCCACCAACGGGTTCTCATTGAACGTGTATGATATTGATGTAAAGGTAAATTCAGCAGGTGTACTTGGAAATAACAGCCTGAACCTTACGGGAACGGTTAATAACAATACCGCTTCACCGGTTATTGATCTTACGGCAGAAATGCGTGATTTTGATCTTTCCTTTACGCAGCAGTTTGTACAGACGATTTTCGGGAACCTGAGAGGTAAAGCTACCGGAGATCTTAAAATCAATGGTAAGCTTAATGATCTTGACTACAGCGGTGATATTGCCTTAAAAGACTTTGGCTTAAAACTTCTGTTTACAGGGGTAGATTACTCATTTGATGATACCGTGATTCAGCTGTCCCGTGGACTTGCTATTCTCAACAATATTGAGGTGCATGACGGAAGAACGAATTCCAAAGGGAATATCTCAGGAGCCATTCAGTTTGAAACGCTTTCTTCCATGGGGGTCAACCTGGTGATGAGAGCAGACAATCTTTTGGTTTTAAATACGACACAAAAGGATTCTGATCTTTTCTGGGGAAGAGTGTACGGACAGGGTGACCTGTATGTGGATGGGCCGGTTTCAGGATTGAGTATTACCACTCCCAATATGAAGTCGCTGAACGGAAGCACCTTTACTTTCAATTCCAGTTCTACCTCTAATGTTGAAGAATTTAAAATGCTGAGGTTCCTGAAAGAAGGAAAGGATGGTCTGATCACCCTGGAAGATAAGAAAAAGACAGGTGCCAATATGAATATCGATTTCAACCTTGCCGTTGATAAAGGCACCACTGTGAATGTTCTTATTGGAGATGATGTTGGAAATATTACCGTAAAAGGAACTGCAGATCCGCTGAAGTTCCAGATGAACAGACAGGGAAATATTGCCATGAACGGAACGTATAAAGTGGATAACGGAACTTTTGTTTCGAAAGCCATTCTTAATAAAACCTTCCAGATTGAAAAGAACAGCAGCATACGATGGGACGGGGATGCCATGAAACCGACACTGGATATTACCGCAAACTATGTGAGAATGGTATCAAATGCAGGGGAATATTTAAGCATGGGAAAACTGCAGCCAATCAGTATACTGCTGCAGGCCCATATTACCCGCTCACTGATCGATCCTAAGGTAGATCTTAATGTAACGGCTATGGATGTTTCCAGCCAGGTGAGAGAGACGCTGGCGGCAAAAATGAGTCAGGAAGGGGAGAAAGTCCTTCAGTTTGGTTCTGTATTGCTGTTGAGTACATTTAATGTATCCAATACCGGAGGGGTGGATGTAAACGTAGGAAATGTAGCTGAATCTTCAGGATATAATATGCTTCTCAAGCAGCTGGGATCTGTACTTAATACCATGAGTAATGAATTCCAGATCGATTTGAATTATGTAAAAGGAGATCAGAATGGCAATATCGGAGACCGGGCAAATGCAGGGGTAAGTGTGGCGCTTTCACCAAGAGTAAATATCAAAACCGGTTTGGGGATTCCGCTGTCAAAAACAGAGAATACACAGAGCAATTATCTCTCCGGAGAGGGATCTGTTGAATATGATCTTTCTAAAAAGAATGACGGAAGTTTAGTCTTAAGAGGATATTCCAAGCCAACCAATATCGGTATGGTAAGTACAAACGGTTCTGCTAATCAGGCCTATGGAATGGGAGTTATGTGGAGTAAAAGCTTTAATTCTTTGTTTAAAAAGAAGAAAAAAGATAAAAAAACCACTGAAGTGAAACGTGAAATAAAAACAGATTCTATAAAATCGAATAGTAAATAA
- a CDS encoding TIGR04139 family peptide modification target has translation MKKLIGMKRGFSSLENKKMKNLQAINGGGDTAINYVETNKGECYDKETWRDHKLESTLEIC, from the coding sequence ATGAAAAAGTTAATCGGAATGAAGAGAGGCTTCTCTTCCTTGGAAAACAAAAAAATGAAAAATCTACAGGCCATTAATGGAGGTGGCGATACTGCCATAAACTATGTTGAAACCAACAAAGGAGAATGTTATGATAAGGAAACATGGAGGGATCATAAACTTGAATCAACTTTAGAGATCTGCTAG
- a CDS encoding GLPGLI family protein: protein MKKLSFIFIVMTSFCFGQKMSFIYEMKYRLNNQIPDQYITNTTILDYADNHSIFRERMDRKADSTRMNNGFPMLSSGFENHFYVKKDLSNSKISKIITNGQFSYRLPIKETLKWKISSEKKKIGMYNSQKAMVTYGGREWTAWFTGDIPINDGPYIFNGLPGLIISVTDSRGDYNFELVQTKKFANLFDARLKSIVIDWNKYDQLAKSYYQNPNAEIEQKIRNAKKVVMQDAHGNVIDFDIRQMNKDQQEDIRKNNNPIELNHKIEYQ, encoded by the coding sequence ATGAAAAAATTAAGTTTTATTTTTATAGTAATGACCTCATTTTGCTTTGGGCAAAAAATGAGCTTTATTTATGAGATGAAATATCGGTTAAACAACCAAATCCCCGATCAATACATTACAAATACGACGATTTTAGATTATGCGGATAATCATTCGATCTTCAGGGAAAGGATGGACCGAAAAGCAGATTCTACGAGAATGAATAATGGTTTTCCTATGCTTTCTTCCGGCTTTGAAAATCATTTCTATGTAAAGAAAGACCTGTCAAATAGTAAAATATCAAAAATAATTACTAATGGCCAATTTAGCTATCGTCTCCCTATAAAAGAAACTTTAAAATGGAAAATATCGTCAGAAAAGAAAAAAATCGGAATGTATAATTCTCAAAAAGCTATGGTCACTTATGGAGGTCGAGAATGGACGGCATGGTTTACTGGTGATATACCTATTAATGATGGGCCTTATATTTTCAATGGTTTACCCGGATTGATTATTTCTGTCACAGACAGCAGAGGAGATTATAATTTCGAATTAGTACAAACTAAAAAATTTGCAAATTTATTTGATGCCAGACTAAAATCAATAGTTATTGATTGGAATAAATATGATCAATTAGCAAAATCCTATTATCAAAATCCCAATGCTGAAATCGAACAAAAAATCAGAAATGCGAAAAAGGTTGTTATGCAAGATGCACACGGAAATGTTATTGATTTTGATATCAGGCAAATGAATAAAGACCAGCAAGAAGATATTAGAAAAAATAATAACCCAATAGAACTTAATCATAAAATTGAATATCAGTGA
- a CDS encoding AsnC family transcriptional regulator translates to MNYQLDEIDKKILDFLVENTRMPFTEIAKQMDVSAGTIHVRVKKMEDAGIILGSSLNIDYGKLDYHFTAFIGILLTKSNRTQEVLKELSTIPNVIEASVISGKYNIFCKVRAKNTDDAKRIIYQIDDIQDVMRTESMISMEEYLSDKNRLINAISI, encoded by the coding sequence ATGAACTATCAACTGGACGAAATAGACAAGAAGATTCTTGATTTCTTAGTAGAGAACACAAGAATGCCTTTTACCGAAATTGCAAAGCAGATGGATGTTTCTGCTGGAACAATTCACGTAAGAGTGAAAAAGATGGAAGATGCTGGTATTATTTTGGGATCATCTCTTAACATTGATTATGGTAAGCTGGATTATCATTTTACAGCTTTCATCGGGATCCTTCTGACAAAATCTAACCGTACTCAGGAAGTATTGAAAGAATTGTCAACAATCCCTAACGTAATCGAAGCAAGCGTTATTTCAGGAAAATATAACATTTTCTGTAAAGTAAGAGCTAAGAATACGGATGATGCTAAAAGAATTATCTACCAGATAGACGACATTCAGGATGTCATGAGAACAGAGAGTATGATTTCTATGGAAGAGTACTTAAGTGACAAGAACAGACTGATCAACGCTATCTCTATATAA
- a CDS encoding DUF1829 domain-containing protein gives MNWIDNKIEQYYQWLKDRTYSHKDENSDWFLINTPYFGAFNDGIDIYVKNEGVNVILSDDGETLNNLSLVGININSSKNRRDLLDSILLNYGLKLSGEDIIVQGTVDKFPILKHKLISAILEINDLHLLSKPNVASIFKEDVQTYLDAIDIVYTPDFIAKGHTGLEFNFDFQIAKKSEEIVLKSFNSVNKSNLSNFLFSWEDIKETREKTTKKEFKAIAIINDSDKTVKDEYIDALKSKNADFILWSEKNSNDNIRKLVA, from the coding sequence TTGAATTGGATAGATAACAAAATTGAACAATACTATCAATGGTTAAAAGATAGGACATATTCTCATAAAGATGAGAATAGTGACTGGTTTTTAATTAATACTCCCTATTTTGGAGCGTTTAATGATGGGATTGATATATATGTTAAGAATGAAGGTGTGAATGTTATATTATCAGATGATGGTGAAACGCTAAACAATCTTAGTTTAGTAGGTATAAATATAAATTCTTCGAAAAACAGAAGAGATTTATTAGATAGCATATTATTGAATTATGGTCTTAAATTGTCAGGTGAAGATATTATAGTACAAGGAACAGTAGATAAATTTCCGATTTTAAAACATAAACTAATATCTGCAATCTTAGAAATAAACGATTTACATTTATTATCTAAACCCAACGTGGCTTCTATATTTAAAGAAGATGTACAAACGTATTTAGATGCAATCGATATTGTTTACACCCCTGATTTTATAGCTAAAGGTCATACAGGATTAGAATTTAATTTTGATTTTCAAATTGCTAAAAAATCAGAAGAAATTGTGCTTAAATCATTTAATTCAGTAAATAAATCAAACCTTTCCAACTTTTTGTTTTCTTGGGAAGATATTAAAGAAACAAGGGAAAAAACAACCAAGAAAGAGTTTAAAGCTATTGCAATTATTAATGATTCTGATAAAACAGTCAAAGACGAATATATAGATGCATTAAAATCAAAAAATGCAGATTTTATTTTATGGTCTGAAAAGAATAGTAATGATAATATTAGAAAATTAGTAGCTTAA
- a CDS encoding 16S rRNA (uracil(1498)-N(3))-methyltransferase: MKLFYGQIENNLVTINDDEQQHIVKVLRMKAGEEIHVTDGKGSLASGKLVIEGKKAGIEISEIKENLADFNPKLHIAIAPTKNIDRIEFFVEKAVEMGIAEISIILTEKTERKNINIDKIRKQSIAASKQSLRFHFPLINDAVKLSDFLKNTDPENTFVAHCHENLERIDLNRIPPSGNYTFLIGPEGDFSEKEIGYLSDHKIKAVSLGRQRLRTETAGVFVAAWNYNKMI; the protein is encoded by the coding sequence ATGAAACTATTCTACGGACAAATAGAAAATAATCTAGTCACCATCAATGATGATGAACAGCAGCATATTGTAAAAGTTCTCCGCATGAAGGCAGGAGAGGAAATCCATGTGACCGACGGAAAAGGGAGCCTGGCTTCCGGAAAACTAGTGATAGAAGGGAAAAAAGCGGGTATTGAAATTTCTGAGATTAAAGAAAATTTAGCAGATTTCAACCCTAAACTTCATATTGCTATTGCCCCGACAAAGAATATTGACAGAATAGAATTTTTTGTGGAAAAGGCTGTAGAAATGGGAATCGCTGAGATCAGCATTATCTTAACGGAAAAGACTGAACGTAAAAATATCAATATTGACAAAATCAGGAAACAAAGCATTGCCGCTTCCAAGCAGAGTTTAAGGTTTCACTTCCCTCTGATCAATGATGCGGTAAAATTATCTGATTTTCTAAAAAATACGGATCCGGAAAATACTTTTGTGGCCCACTGTCATGAGAATCTTGAAAGAATTGACCTCAACAGGATACCACCATCCGGCAATTACACATTCCTGATCGGCCCTGAAGGTGATTTCTCCGAAAAAGAGATCGGATACCTGTCAGACCATAAAATAAAAGCGGTTTCTCTTGGCCGCCAGAGACTCAGAACAGAAACGGCAGGAGTATTCGTTGCTGCATGGAACTACAATAAAATGATTTAA
- the gwsS gene encoding grasp-with-spasm system SPASM domain peptide maturase, whose amino-acid sequence MNPYFIQALHKNTVRIYSLIFYHCSKPPFKAKEEYRFKLHFLEDDLKISACGKVELKYFNTNLPKVLEAINHNSCLHKKIGIDKNGNIKNCPLMPESFGNIQHHSLEDAITQPGFQKYWNITKDHIEVCKDCEFRYVCTDCRAYTERNHCNNNGLNLSKPLKCGYDPYTGEWKDWAENPLKREVIHYYDAEEFK is encoded by the coding sequence ATAAACCCATATTTTATACAGGCTCTCCATAAAAACACAGTCAGAATATACAGTCTCATTTTCTACCATTGTTCGAAACCTCCTTTCAAAGCTAAAGAAGAATACAGATTTAAGCTGCATTTCCTGGAAGATGATCTGAAAATATCTGCCTGCGGAAAAGTGGAATTGAAATATTTTAACACGAATCTTCCTAAAGTTCTGGAAGCAATTAACCATAATTCCTGCCTGCATAAAAAGATAGGTATTGATAAAAACGGAAATATTAAAAACTGTCCCCTGATGCCGGAGAGCTTTGGAAATATTCAGCACCACAGCCTTGAAGATGCAATAACCCAGCCCGGTTTCCAAAAATACTGGAATATCACCAAAGACCATATAGAGGTCTGCAAAGACTGTGAATTCCGCTATGTCTGTACCGATTGCAGAGCTTATACGGAAAGAAATCATTGCAATAACAATGGACTTAATCTTTCAAAACCATTGAAATGCGGATATGATCCCTATACCGGAGAATGGAAAGACTGGGCAGAGAATCCTTTAAAGAGAGAAGTTATCCATTATTATGATGCAGAGGAATTCAAATAA
- the tsaD gene encoding tRNA (adenosine(37)-N6)-threonylcarbamoyltransferase complex transferase subunit TsaD, producing the protein MSDSIILGIESSCDDTSAAIIKGNSILSNIAANQAIHKEYGGVVPELASRAHQQNIIPVVEKSLTKANIQQNAISAIGFTRGPGLLGSLLVGTSFAKSLAMSLNVPLIEVNHLQAHILAHFIEDANPVPPTFPFLCLTVSGGHTMIVLVKDYFDMEIIGKTIDDAAGEAFDKIGKLFDLDYPAGPIIDRLAKEGNPDAFTFNKPKMENYDYSFSGIKTSVLYFIQKEVRKNPDFIKENLNDLCASVQRSIIEILMNKLEKAARELNIHEVAIAGGVSANSALRKAMEDNKEKLGWNIYIPKFEYTTDNAAMIAMVAQLKFERGEFTDLRTTATAKYDL; encoded by the coding sequence ATGAGCGACTCTATAATTTTAGGTATTGAATCGTCTTGCGACGACACCTCAGCAGCTATCATCAAGGGGAATTCTATTCTTTCAAACATTGCCGCGAATCAGGCCATCCATAAAGAATATGGTGGTGTAGTTCCTGAATTGGCTTCACGAGCTCATCAGCAAAATATTATTCCCGTTGTTGAAAAATCTCTTACTAAAGCAAATATACAACAAAATGCAATTTCAGCTATAGGATTTACACGCGGACCCGGACTTTTGGGTTCACTTCTTGTAGGAACATCATTTGCTAAGTCTTTGGCAATGAGCCTTAATGTCCCACTGATTGAAGTAAACCACCTCCAAGCCCACATTTTAGCCCATTTCATTGAGGATGCAAATCCTGTGCCGCCTACCTTTCCTTTCCTATGTCTTACCGTAAGCGGAGGGCATACCATGATTGTATTGGTAAAAGATTATTTTGACATGGAGATCATCGGAAAAACCATCGATGACGCCGCAGGAGAAGCTTTTGATAAGATCGGAAAGCTCTTTGACCTCGATTATCCTGCCGGCCCTATTATCGACAGGCTTGCCAAAGAAGGAAATCCGGATGCGTTTACATTCAATAAGCCAAAGATGGAAAACTACGATTATTCTTTCAGCGGCATCAAAACTTCGGTTTTATACTTTATCCAGAAAGAAGTTAGAAAAAACCCTGATTTCATCAAGGAAAACCTTAATGACCTCTGTGCTTCCGTACAAAGGTCCATTATTGAAATTCTAATGAATAAGCTTGAAAAGGCTGCCAGAGAGCTTAACATCCATGAAGTGGCCATTGCGGGTGGAGTGTCTGCCAATTCAGCACTAAGGAAAGCAATGGAGGATAATAAAGAAAAACTGGGCTGGAATATCTACATTCCGAAGTTCGAATACACCACGGACAATGCAGCCATGATTGCTATGGTAGCACAGCTAAAGTTTGAAAGAGGTGAATTTACCGACCTTAGGACTACGGCTACAGCGAAGTATGATTTGTAG
- the gwsG gene encoding grasp-with-spasm system ATP-grasp peptide maturase produces the protein MILIISINNERTTTLIIKSLLKLGKKFIRVHEDEVFAIKVENKKIFLESERNSFFLEEITCVWYRRGRLKIKRLKYENPSVNAHMNEVQHWLEDYIRKTLESKKHINKESNSDVNKLLILEQAKKIGLEVPEYFLADNTDHVSLNKTIIKTIGGNPILDDISTNLNGIMYTSSVKRKKKKKFFITFFQDKIDKEFEIRTFYLNGKCYSMAIFSQNDEQTKTDFRKYNLEKPNRNVPYNLPFDIEEKSSF, from the coding sequence ATGATCCTTATTATTTCTATCAACAACGAAAGAACTACTACTCTAATTATAAAATCGCTACTGAAACTGGGAAAGAAATTCATTCGTGTACATGAAGACGAAGTTTTTGCCATTAAAGTTGAGAACAAAAAAATCTTTTTAGAAAGCGAAAGAAATTCCTTTTTTCTGGAAGAAATCACTTGTGTATGGTACAGAAGGGGTAGACTGAAAATCAAACGTCTAAAATATGAAAATCCTTCTGTTAATGCCCATATGAATGAAGTACAACATTGGCTTGAAGATTATATAAGAAAAACACTTGAATCCAAAAAACACATCAATAAAGAAAGTAACAGTGATGTTAATAAATTATTGATATTGGAACAAGCTAAGAAAATAGGTTTGGAAGTTCCGGAATATTTTTTAGCAGATAATACTGACCATGTTTCCTTAAACAAAACCATTATAAAAACAATCGGCGGAAACCCGATACTGGATGATATTAGTACAAATTTAAATGGTATCATGTATACATCAAGTGTAAAAAGGAAGAAAAAAAAGAAGTTCTTTATTACTTTCTTTCAGGATAAGATTGATAAAGAGTTTGAAATCAGGACATTCTATCTGAATGGAAAATGCTATTCAATGGCCATTTTTTCTCAAAATGATGAGCAAACCAAAACAGATTTCAGAAAATACAATTTAGAAAAACCTAATAGAAATGTTCCATATAATCTGCCTTTTGACATTGAAGAAAAATCCAGCTTCTGA
- a CDS encoding helix-turn-helix transcriptional regulator: MIQEKLRKLRKEKGISQESMAKMLFMDTSNYSRKERGEVKIHEDEWKKISEVLDVSTDEIREDKGASIHNENFNFHDNSGNNVNYYNVPEVMMKNTQDYIELLKEQIVLLKEENEKLKSQK; this comes from the coding sequence ATGATTCAAGAAAAATTGAGAAAACTAAGAAAGGAAAAGGGAATATCCCAAGAATCTATGGCAAAAATGTTATTTATGGACACATCAAATTATTCTCGAAAAGAAAGAGGGGAAGTGAAAATACATGAGGATGAATGGAAAAAAATATCAGAAGTTTTAGATGTTTCGACTGATGAAATAAGAGAAGATAAAGGAGCAAGCATCCATAATGAAAATTTTAATTTTCATGATAATTCTGGAAATAATGTAAACTATTACAATGTGCCTGAAGTTATGATGAAGAATACCCAAGATTACATTGAACTTTTGAAAGAACAAATTGTATTATTAAAAGAAGAAAATGAAAAACTAAAATCTCAAAAGTAA